ACTGGAATATTGCTGCTGTCAATCTACCACTAGCCGCGATTAACTTTCAGCCAATCAAGGCGGCTGTGCGATCAAAGTCGGCCTGGCACCGCTTGCACACTTGGCTGCGCTTTCCCAAAACTGGCAATGTGACCACAGTGTGTgagtgctgctgttgcgtaCCCAAGCGGGCAGCAGCAAGTATGGCGTACTGAAGTGTAATTCACCGCCGTGGTACTAAACGTTCTTGGACATTCGTATCGGTTAGGTTTCCCTCTTTTCTTGATGGCTTTTTCACTCGGAATTGGCACCCGCACCACTGACAGCAAACGATGCttagtgttggtggtggtgctgctgacTGTGCTGGCCTGCCTACCATCCTCGGTAGAGGGAAAATTTCGACGCTGCAACAACAATAAGGGTATTTGCGTGTCGCGCGAACAGTGCCTGAACGGGCAGATCAACACAGTGGGCCATACGCAGATCGAGCCGCGCCTGCTGGACGACGATTTCGACGAGTGCGATGTGTACGGTATGCAGTGCTGCAACCTACCGAGCACCAGCGTGCCGGCCGACAgtgacgaggaggaggaagaggaggacgaGAAGGAGGGCAAGGTGACGACCACCACGACGGAAGAGCCGGACGATCCGGACTGGAGTCGGCAGTGCGGCCAGCGGACGGACGTTACGGAGCGGGCCGACCAGGACGGTGAGACGAATCGCTTCGAGTTCCCGTGGAGTGTGGCGTTGTTTAGCAAGGCGCAATTTTTTGGCAAAGTGCGCAAAGAGTTCCTGTGCGGTGGGACGCTGATCGACGACTACCTGGTGCTGACGGCGGCCCGGTGCGTTAATCAGAAGGATCGCAACACGCTCGTGGTGCAGCTGGGCCGTTGGGACTTGGACGCCGGGATGGAGTCACGCATGCAGGTAAGAACAAAGATCACGATTCGTTAACGTTCactttttaatggatttattttttcgtaGGAAATAGCCGTAGAGGAGCTTATCATCCATCGGGGCTACGTGCTGTCAAGCCATCTGCACAACGTCGCCCTGCTCGTACTAGCCAACGGCGCACAGCTTGGCCGGGCGGCCAATCGGGTCTGCCTGCCCGACCATAGCGTACAGTTCGGGCCGGACACCCTGTGCTACGTCGTCGGCTGGAGCAACTCACCGTCACCGAACACGGCCAACCGACAGCTGAAGCTCCGGTCAATGGTTGCGCCCGTGCAGGAGTGTACGACCGCGATCAGGCGTTCCACGGGCGCGTGGGATTTCCGGCTGCTCAGCGAGAACATCTGCACCACCTACCTGGACGATACGGTGCCGTGTGAGCGGGCACCCGGGTCGGGGTTCGTGTGCGAATCGCCCACCCTACCCGGGCAGTACTTTCTGGTGGGCATCGCGTCGTACGCAGTGCGCCAGTGCCACAAGTACCGGGCGCACGATGTGTTTGTGCACGTGCCCGATTACATTGCGTGGATTGACGGCCATGTGGTGAATCAGAGCCGGCAGACGAGCTTCTATCGGCCCGATCCGACCAGCTTCGATTAGACGTAGGTCTGTGCAGGCGAGGATTTAGCGAATAAATGATTCTTAAGGTGCATAATCTTTGAAATGCGtgctattttttgtaattttggaATTCCAAATTCACTATGTGCTTAAATTATGATTGAGGGTCACTGATAGTCCTTAAgcgcggtcccgtggtacagtcgtcaactcgaacgactcaataacatgcccgttaggagttcaagcctagaatggaccggaCCGTCTGACCCCTTAGCAAGGATTGATTTATCCTGCTGCGTGGCACTGAACAAGTCTCGCGAGCCTATATAGGCcagcatgtccgcgtaggacgttacgccaaatagaagaataagTCCCTAAGCCCATAGAGGTTTAAGACAGACCACTAGACTGACCACGAACCACTGCCCACAAACAATAACACAAGCCTTATTATTCTAGTTAATTTATTGTCTCATCCATATTTCCCATCCCAAAACCCCATTCCCGATCACGTTCGCTGCCGATCGAGGAACGGGATTTTGCGAGCGGCGCGTCTAAGTGTAGAGGTAGAAGCTGTCAGTAATATTACGCTGCCGCAGATGATCGTCGATCCATCCGCGGAACATTGGCACGTTCACGTACACCCCGGGGATGCCATCCTCGCCACACCCAATGCCCCACGCCACCATACCGGCCTGGTAGTAGTGGTTGACCGACCCCGGAATCGGACAGATCAGTGGCGACCCACCGTCGCCCTTGCACGTATCGCGGCCCTTCTCACCGCCGGCGCAGATGAAGCTCGAGTGCAGCTTGAACCGCCGGCCGAGGCGCGTCGTACGCAGCGCCTTCTGGCACTCTTCGTTCGGCATAATGGGCAGCTCGATCTTCTTCAGTATCACCTGGTACGTGCCCTGCTTGCCGAACACATCCTTGCCCCAGCCGCTGGCGAAGCAGCGCGACATGTCGAAGTTGTGGTTCGCCGGCGGCAGACAGATCGTGTTGACCGTCTCCATCAGATCGGCCGGCTTGTCCAGGAACAGCAGGGCAACGTCGTTAAACAGACCACCCTTGTAGAACTCGGCGTGCGAAACGATCTCCACCACGTTACGATCCTGCGCCAAAGAGAAGATCCCTCGTTAGTGAACGGGTGTTAAAGACTGATCGCTGATCGTAACGTACCTGATAGTCAAACATTTCATTCTTGGTCTGCGTGTCCCACTCGCCCAGTCGCACCTTCACCTCCTCGATCTTTCGGTTCTGCACGCAGTGAGCCGCCGTCAGGACGACCGACGGG
This genomic interval from Anopheles merus strain MAF chromosome 3L, AmerM5.1, whole genome shotgun sequence contains the following:
- the LOC121598719 gene encoding CLIP domain-containing serine protease 14D-like, with the protein product MAFSLGIGTRTTDSKRCLVLVVVLLTVLACLPSSVEGKFRRCNNNKGICVSREQCLNGQINTVGHTQIEPRLLDDDFDECDVYGMQCCNLPSTSVPADSDEEEEEEDEKEGKVTTTTTEEPDDPDWSRQCGQRTDVTERADQDGETNRFEFPWSVALFSKAQFFGKVRKEFLCGGTLIDDYLVLTAARCVNQKDRNTLVVQLGRWDLDAGMESRMQEIAVEELIIHRGYVLSSHLHNVALLVLANGAQLGRAANRVCLPDHSVQFGPDTLCYVVGWSNSPSPNTANRQLKLRSMVAPVQECTTAIRRSTGAWDFRLLSENICTTYLDDTVPCERAPGSGFVCESPTLPGQYFLVGIASYAVRQCHKYRAHDVFVHVPDYIAWIDGHVVNQSRQTSFYRPDPTSFD